Proteins encoded by one window of Candidatus Sumerlaea chitinivorans:
- a CDS encoding SREBP protease/CBS domain, with protein sequence MRWSWKIGRFAGIDVFIHVTFVALIAFIAIQHFLLTYDLRAVIEGTLFPLLIFGCVLLHEFGHALAARRYGIRTRDITLYPIGGVARLERMPDKPHQELWVALAGPLVNVAIAVVLYLYLALTGTFEPTGKLGVTAGPLLERLLAVNVMLVGFNLLPAFPMDGGRVLRALLASRMDYVRATNIAATLGQAMAMLFGFLGIMGGNPILVFIAFFVWIAASQEASMAQIKGALGGIPVWRAMITDFRTVTPDETLADVAELIIAGSQPDFPVVEGNSIVGVLTRADLLQALATLGKDARVRDVMRREFMTLDPGEMLELAFARLNECACHTVPVVRNGRLIGLITPENIGEFLMIQSALSGKASPDFPADLGMLQQR encoded by the coding sequence ATGCGGTGGTCTTGGAAAATAGGTCGTTTTGCAGGAATTGATGTTTTTATCCACGTAACCTTTGTGGCCCTCATCGCGTTCATCGCGATTCAGCATTTTCTACTTACCTACGACCTGCGTGCGGTGATTGAAGGGACGCTCTTCCCTTTGCTGATTTTCGGTTGTGTCCTCCTGCATGAGTTTGGCCACGCACTCGCCGCTCGTCGTTACGGCATCCGGACCCGCGACATCACGCTCTATCCTATCGGTGGGGTGGCCCGCTTGGAACGCATGCCCGATAAGCCTCATCAGGAACTGTGGGTCGCGCTGGCCGGCCCTCTGGTCAATGTCGCCATTGCAGTGGTTCTTTACCTCTACCTCGCCCTAACCGGCACATTTGAGCCCACGGGGAAGCTCGGGGTCACAGCTGGCCCCCTCCTTGAGCGGCTTCTTGCTGTGAACGTGATGTTGGTCGGTTTCAATTTATTGCCGGCATTCCCGATGGATGGCGGGAGAGTCCTGCGCGCGCTGCTCGCTTCGCGCATGGATTACGTACGAGCAACCAACATTGCTGCCACGCTGGGCCAAGCCATGGCGATGCTCTTTGGTTTCTTAGGTATCATGGGGGGCAATCCAATCCTCGTTTTCATTGCATTTTTCGTGTGGATCGCAGCCTCGCAAGAGGCAAGCATGGCCCAGATCAAAGGTGCACTCGGTGGCATCCCCGTTTGGCGCGCAATGATCACGGATTTCCGGACGGTTACCCCTGATGAGACACTGGCGGACGTCGCAGAGTTGATCATTGCTGGCTCGCAACCCGATTTTCCGGTTGTAGAAGGGAACTCCATCGTGGGGGTTTTGACCCGCGCCGACTTACTTCAAGCCCTCGCCACCCTCGGCAAAGATGCCCGCGTTCGCGACGTCATGCGGCGTGAATTCATGACACTCGACCCTGGCGAAATGCTCGAGCTCGCGTTTGCGCGCCTGAATGAGTGCGCATGTCACACGGTGCCGGTGGTTCGCAACGGCCGTCTCATCGGTCTGATCACGCCCGAGAATATTGGTGAGTTCCTCATGATTCAATCTGCTCTTTCCGGCAAAGCATCCCCGGACTTTCCAGCAGATCTCGGCATGCTTCAGCAGCGGTGA